The Streptomyces kanamyceticus genome window below encodes:
- a CDS encoding phosphocholine-specific phospholipase C, producing the protein MTGEMSRRRLMAIGGGALGAAAVGSFLPPSLQEALAREPRHGGGGLDSIEHVVILMQENRSFDHYFGSLRGVRGFGDRNAITLPSGKSVFEQPGGVRTILPFPVRGAAETQKKDLQYIGALDHSWSGGSKAWHDGWSDGWITAKTAATMAYYTRQDIPLHYELADTFTVCDAYHSSIHTSTSPNRNHLWSGKTGYEANGKRAVGNDAYDEGTHPGYDWGTYAERLEKAGVSWQTYTEWENFTDNQIEFFATFKAIARKVLAGTGLTYMEAFYAKVRDAKDEAERAKLLAALDAGVATLTRRERSLFERGLRRVPTGKLAEEFAKDVAGGKLAKVSYLVPSAQDSEHPSVSSPIHSATIVYKVLDALASHPEVWRRTAVFINYDENDGFFDHVPPPVPGTESAEDKEERWEGKPTGLGVRVPMLVVSPWTVGGYVCSEVFDHTSVVRFLEKWTGVREPNISAWRRKVTGDLTGAFDFRRGHRQPEVEQPGAIPEFSGRWAPQPPLKQSMPVQEPGSRRARPLPYQPDADVTPGEGGALTVRLRNGGSSSAHFALYPYAGEFTAPQHRDVVRKGSWTVPVPGDAYAFTVTGPNGFRREFEGGRPGKGGGHGQGGGARLASAITRREIHLTLANRGRGQLVFTVKPLGYVDESDIRSRTRTVRVRAGSSRTIAWRTADEHGWYDVEVTAEGDEAFRRRLMGHIENGRPSVSG; encoded by the coding sequence GTGACTGGGGAGATGTCGCGCAGACGCCTGATGGCGATCGGCGGGGGCGCGCTCGGGGCCGCCGCGGTGGGCTCGTTCCTGCCGCCGTCGCTGCAGGAGGCGCTCGCGCGGGAGCCGCGGCACGGGGGCGGCGGGCTCGACTCGATCGAGCACGTCGTCATCCTGATGCAGGAGAACCGCTCCTTCGACCACTACTTCGGGTCCCTGCGCGGCGTGCGCGGCTTCGGTGACCGCAACGCGATCACCCTGCCCAGCGGCAAGTCCGTCTTCGAGCAGCCCGGCGGGGTGCGCACGATCCTGCCCTTCCCGGTCCGCGGGGCCGCCGAGACGCAGAAGAAGGACCTGCAGTACATCGGGGCGCTCGACCACTCCTGGAGCGGTGGCTCCAAGGCGTGGCACGACGGCTGGTCGGACGGCTGGATCACCGCCAAGACCGCGGCCACGATGGCGTACTACACGCGCCAGGACATCCCGCTGCACTACGAACTCGCCGACACCTTCACCGTCTGCGACGCCTACCACTCCTCCATCCACACCTCCACCAGCCCCAACCGCAACCACCTGTGGAGCGGCAAGACCGGCTACGAGGCGAACGGCAAGCGGGCCGTCGGCAACGACGCGTACGACGAGGGCACGCACCCCGGCTACGACTGGGGGACGTACGCCGAGCGCCTGGAGAAGGCGGGCGTGAGCTGGCAGACGTACACGGAGTGGGAGAACTTCACCGACAACCAGATCGAGTTCTTCGCCACCTTCAAGGCCATCGCCCGCAAGGTCCTCGCCGGGACCGGCCTCACCTACATGGAGGCCTTCTACGCCAAGGTGCGCGACGCCAAGGACGAGGCCGAGCGCGCCAAGCTGCTCGCCGCCCTGGACGCGGGCGTCGCCACGCTGACCAGGCGCGAGCGGTCCCTCTTCGAACGCGGTCTGCGACGGGTGCCCACCGGGAAGCTCGCCGAGGAGTTCGCCAAGGACGTCGCGGGCGGCAAGCTCGCGAAGGTCAGCTATCTGGTGCCGTCCGCCCAGGACTCCGAGCATCCCAGCGTCTCCTCGCCGATCCACAGCGCGACCATCGTCTACAAGGTGCTCGACGCGCTCGCCTCGCACCCCGAGGTGTGGCGGCGCACCGCCGTGTTCATCAACTACGACGAGAACGACGGCTTCTTCGACCACGTGCCGCCGCCCGTGCCGGGCACCGAGTCCGCCGAGGACAAGGAGGAGCGCTGGGAGGGGAAGCCGACCGGGCTCGGCGTGCGCGTGCCCATGCTGGTCGTCTCGCCGTGGACCGTCGGCGGATACGTCTGCTCCGAAGTCTTCGACCACACCTCCGTAGTGCGCTTCCTGGAGAAGTGGACCGGGGTGCGGGAGCCCAACATCAGTGCCTGGCGCCGCAAGGTCACCGGTGACCTGACCGGCGCCTTCGACTTCCGGCGCGGCCACCGGCAGCCCGAGGTCGAGCAGCCCGGCGCCATACCGGAGTTCAGCGGCCGCTGGGCCCCGCAGCCGCCCCTGAAGCAGTCGATGCCCGTCCAGGAGCCAGGATCCCGCCGCGCCCGCCCGCTGCCGTACCAGCCCGACGCGGACGTCACGCCCGGCGAGGGCGGCGCGCTCACGGTGCGGCTGCGCAACGGCGGCAGCTCCAGCGCGCACTTCGCGCTCTATCCGTACGCCGGTGAGTTCACGGCCCCGCAGCACCGGGACGTCGTGCGCAAGGGCTCATGGACCGTGCCGGTGCCCGGCGACGCGTACGCCTTCACGGTCACCGGGCCGAACGGCTTCCGGCGCGAGTTCGAGGGCGGCAGGCCGGGCAAGGGCGGTGGGCACGGCCAGGGCGGCGGCGCGCGGCTCGCCTCCGCGATCACCCGTCGTGAGATCCACCTCACACTGGCCAACCGCGGCCGCGGGCAGCTCGTCTTCACGGTCAAGCCGCTCGGATATGTGGATGAATCCGACATTCGTTCGCGGACACGGACCGTCCGGGTCCGGGCGGGAAGCAGCCGCACCATCGCCTGGCGGACCGCCGACGAGCACGGCTGGTACGACGTCGAGGTCACCGCCGAGGGCGACGAAGCCTTCCGGCGACGGCTGATGGGCCACATCGAGAACGGGCGCCCGAGCGTCTCGGGCTGA
- a CDS encoding SMI1/KNR4 family protein, which translates to MDLTARISAFTALVGPPPDPAPAVDWAAVEAWLETPLPADYKALASAYGPVETGHPDSAAIRLHTPCVSADGRYAYGSWLVETHRHSAIRPRMFTQEKRRFLPEEGGLLAFATTSDGDHLFWDTSASRNPDAWPVTLLTTSVAVGGDAPWVAYEVPLLDFLCTALRTGVHHPTRTGRTLGPLPGAVRTWAPLADAAPWSPPPRGTYVDARQHAALTEGEGLDAITALIPPPLAPQLGKGSWEELFARLGTRLPADFVALARTYGAGIWSWWLDMPAPLDLDHRGGLAAGVEEMLEGYAGLREDFPEDFPLPAWPAPGGFLPVASTIDGDQIGWCAEGDDPDLWRVAVNPRHAAQGPPLAGNFSATLLNWLRGGRPAADGFFRLGRDQDPLEYMFFEPFAAPSEDQVP; encoded by the coding sequence ATGGATCTCACCGCGCGCATCAGCGCCTTCACGGCCCTGGTCGGACCGCCTCCCGACCCGGCGCCCGCCGTCGACTGGGCCGCGGTGGAAGCCTGGCTGGAGACCCCGCTGCCCGCGGACTACAAGGCGCTCGCATCGGCGTACGGACCGGTGGAAACAGGCCATCCGGACTCCGCCGCCATCCGCCTGCACACGCCGTGCGTGAGCGCCGACGGCCGCTATGCGTACGGCTCCTGGCTGGTCGAGACCCACCGGCACTCCGCGATCAGGCCGCGCATGTTCACCCAGGAGAAGCGCCGCTTCCTGCCCGAGGAGGGCGGACTGCTCGCCTTCGCCACGACCTCGGACGGCGACCACCTGTTCTGGGACACCTCGGCGTCCCGGAACCCGGACGCCTGGCCGGTGACGCTCCTGACCACGTCCGTCGCGGTCGGCGGCGACGCGCCCTGGGTGGCGTACGAGGTCCCGCTGCTCGACTTCCTGTGCACGGCCCTGCGCACCGGCGTCCACCACCCCACCAGGACCGGCAGGACGCTCGGACCGCTGCCGGGCGCCGTGCGCACCTGGGCCCCGCTGGCCGACGCCGCCCCCTGGTCCCCGCCGCCCCGGGGGACGTACGTGGACGCCCGCCAGCACGCCGCGCTCACCGAGGGCGAGGGCCTCGACGCGATCACCGCGCTGATACCGCCGCCGCTCGCTCCCCAGCTGGGCAAGGGCAGTTGGGAGGAGCTCTTCGCGCGGCTCGGCACGCGGCTTCCCGCGGACTTCGTGGCACTGGCCCGGACGTACGGGGCGGGGATCTGGAGCTGGTGGCTCGACATGCCCGCCCCGCTCGACCTCGACCACAGGGGCGGTCTCGCGGCGGGCGTCGAGGAGATGCTGGAGGGATACGCCGGCCTGCGGGAGGACTTCCCCGAGGACTTCCCGCTGCCCGCCTGGCCCGCGCCCGGCGGATTCCTGCCCGTCGCCTCGACCATCGACGGGGACCAGATCGGCTGGTGCGCCGAGGGCGACGACCCCGACCTGTGGCGCGTCGCCGTCAATCCCCGGCACGCGGCGCAAGGACCGCCGCTGGCGGGGAACTTCAGCGCGACACTCCTGAACTGGCTGCGCGGCGGGCGCCCGGCCGCCGACGGGTTCTTCCGGCTGGGCAGGGACCAGGACCCGTTGGAGTACATGTTCTTCGAGCCGTTCGCAGCGCCTAGCGAGGACCAGGTGCCATGA